In Anopheles gambiae chromosome 2, idAnoGambNW_F1_1, whole genome shotgun sequence, a single window of DNA contains:
- the LOC1274928 gene encoding cytoplasmic tRNA 2-thiolation protein 1 — MPVPCRSSCGRNAFMRRPKTGDTLCKECFFLAFETEIHNTIQQEQLFRPGEKVAIAASGGKDSTVLAHVMNLLNKRYNYGLDLVLLSIDEGITGYRDDSLKTVAQNRDDYGMPLRVLSYQELYGWTMDRIVAEIGRSNNCTFCGVFRRQALDRGARLMEVDCVATGHNADDIAETVIMNILRGDTARLRRCCDIKTGSKEADTIPRVKPLKYSYEKEIVMYAHFKKLVYFSTECVFAPNAYRGHARAFLKDLEKVRPSAIMDIIHAGEQLQIKGTVKKPVRGVCGRCGFVSSQQPCKACVLLEGLNRGLPKLGIGKKSKGERMVALQEQQLREKAHLVKNDF, encoded by the coding sequence CCAAAAACGGGCGATACGCTCTGCAAGGAATGTTTCTTCCTTGCGTTCGAGACGGAAATACACAACACCATCCAGCAGGAGCAGCTGTTCCGGCCGGGCGAAAAGGTAGCGATAGCGGCCAGCGGCGGAAAGGACAGCACCGTGCTGGCGCACGTGATGAACCTGTTGAACAAGCGATACAACTACGGCCTAGATCTGGTGCTGCTGTCCATCGACGAGGGAATCACCGGGTACCGGGACGACAGCCTGAAAACGGTAGCCCAAAATCGGGACGACTATGGCATGCCGTTGCGTGTACTATCGTACCAGGAGCTGTACGGGTGGACGATGGATCGCATAGTGGCGGAGATAGGCCGCAGCAACAATTGCACTTTCTGCGGCGTATTCCGCCGGCAGGCGCTTGATCGTGGCGCACGCTTGATGGAGGTCGACTGTGTGGCTACGGGCCACAATGCGGACGACATTGCGGAAACCGTCATCATGAACATCCTGCGCGGCGATACGGCACGATTGCGACGCTGCTGCGATATCAAAACGGGATCCAAAGAGGCGGACACGATCCCGCGGGTGAAACCGCTCAAGTATAGCTACGAGAAAGAGATCGTGATGTACGCACACTTCAAGAAGCTAGTCTACTTCTCGACCGAATGTGTCTTTGCTCCGAACGCATACCGGGGCCATGCGCGGGCGTTTTTGAAGGATCTGGAAAAGGTGCGCCCATCGGCCATCATGGACATCATTCATGCCGGCGAGCAGCTGCAAATCAAGGGCACGGTGAAGAAGCCTGTCCGCGGGGTGTGTGGCCGGTGCGGGTTCGTCTCATCCCAGCAGCCGTGCAAGgcgtgtgtgctgctggaagggctAAACCGTGGATTGCCCAAGCTAGGCATCGGGAAGAAGTCGAAGGGCGAACGGATGGTGGCACTGCAGGAACAGCAGCTGCGCGAAAAGGCACATCTTGTAAAGAATGATTTTTGA